From one Nonomuraea polychroma genomic stretch:
- a CDS encoding VanW family protein has translation MKDREPSSPPAPVFGVAGAPERASAFDHTDPPRRRRLLPGLVLFIVVLVALAYVVPAVLMSGSVLRGTHVAGVDIGGLTVTQAADKLRNELGAKLSKPVVVEIGGRKDTVQPDEAGLELDVVGTIGQAPSGFPSPQEVWQGLTGTTELQPKVSIDSSQLTRTVEGLAEGVDKPAVEGRVVFAGLQPKGREPADGVLLDRDDAVRQIGDAFLRGGGTVVLTLRPAKPATTSEALQTALAKARKAVAAPITLTLGDKQAQIPPALIAANLTFNPDGDGSLVPEFDAKAVLANVESTLVDAAQQPRDATYQIVNGKPVLVPARTGRGVNDKLLARDAEKVFDTGGERTIPVRLGVVEPAVSTQQVRGLGIKEIVGSFTTTFDCCQPRAKNIQRMAQQLDGHLVRPGQTFSINEVVGERTVEDGYVEAGQIVGGRMVNIVGGGVSQFATTMYNAAFFGGFDDVEHQPMDYYASRYPAGRDVALLYPDTDLKWRNDSEHGVLIKTAFTDTAVTVTLWSTKRYDKVEPVTSERRDFKPFRREVSSEPGCLPTAGEQGFTIDVTRVFYKDGKVVKKDKKLTTEYRPQAQIVCAGTGQ, from the coding sequence ATGAAGGACAGGGAGCCGTCGTCTCCGCCCGCCCCCGTCTTCGGAGTGGCCGGCGCACCGGAACGGGCCTCCGCCTTCGACCACACCGACCCGCCGAGGCGGCGCCGGCTCCTGCCGGGGCTGGTGCTGTTCATCGTGGTGCTCGTGGCGCTGGCCTACGTGGTGCCCGCCGTGCTCATGTCAGGGTCCGTGTTACGCGGCACCCACGTGGCCGGGGTCGACATCGGCGGGCTGACCGTGACCCAGGCGGCCGACAAGTTGCGTAACGAGCTGGGCGCCAAGCTCAGCAAGCCGGTCGTGGTCGAAATAGGCGGCAGGAAGGACACCGTCCAGCCTGACGAGGCCGGGCTCGAACTCGACGTCGTGGGCACGATCGGGCAGGCGCCCAGCGGCTTTCCCAGCCCGCAGGAGGTGTGGCAGGGCCTGACCGGCACCACCGAGCTCCAGCCGAAGGTCAGCATCGACTCCTCCCAGCTCACCAGGACCGTCGAAGGACTGGCGGAAGGCGTGGACAAGCCCGCGGTCGAAGGCCGCGTGGTGTTCGCGGGACTGCAGCCGAAGGGACGCGAACCCGCCGACGGGGTGCTGCTCGACCGGGACGACGCGGTACGCCAGATCGGCGACGCCTTCCTACGCGGCGGCGGCACGGTGGTGCTCACGCTGCGGCCCGCCAAGCCCGCCACGACCAGCGAAGCCCTGCAGACCGCTCTGGCCAAGGCACGCAAGGCCGTCGCCGCGCCCATCACGCTGACCCTCGGCGACAAGCAGGCGCAGATCCCTCCGGCGCTGATCGCGGCGAACCTGACGTTCAACCCGGACGGCGACGGCTCGCTGGTGCCGGAGTTCGACGCCAAGGCGGTGCTGGCGAACGTGGAGAGCACGCTGGTCGACGCCGCGCAGCAGCCGCGTGACGCGACATACCAGATCGTGAACGGCAAGCCGGTTCTGGTGCCTGCCCGCACCGGGCGCGGCGTGAACGACAAGCTGCTGGCCAGGGACGCCGAGAAGGTGTTCGACACCGGTGGCGAGCGGACGATTCCCGTGCGGCTGGGGGTCGTCGAGCCGGCCGTCAGCACGCAGCAGGTCCGCGGGCTCGGCATCAAGGAGATCGTGGGCTCGTTCACCACGACGTTCGACTGCTGCCAGCCGCGCGCGAAGAACATCCAGCGCATGGCGCAGCAGCTCGACGGCCATCTGGTGAGGCCGGGGCAGACGTTCTCGATCAACGAGGTCGTGGGGGAGCGGACCGTCGAGGACGGCTACGTCGAGGCCGGACAGATCGTCGGCGGGCGCATGGTGAACATCGTCGGCGGTGGAGTCTCGCAGTTCGCCACGACCATGTACAACGCGGCCTTCTTCGGCGGGTTCGACGACGTGGAGCACCAGCCGATGGACTACTACGCGTCGCGTTATCCCGCCGGGCGTGACGTGGCGCTGCTCTATCCGGACACCGATCTGAAGTGGCGCAACGACTCCGAGCACGGGGTGCTGATCAAGACCGCCTTCACCGACACGGCCGTCACGGTCACGCTGTGGAGCACCAAGCGGTACGACAAGGTCGAGCCCGTCACGTCGGAGCGGCGTGACTTCAAGCCGTTCCGGCGCGAGGTCAGCTCCGAGCCTGGCTGTCTGCCGACGGCGGGCGAGCAGGGGTTCACCATCGACGTCACCCGGGTGTTCTACAAGGACGGCAAGGTGGTCAAGAAGGACAAGAAGCTGACCACGGAGTACCGGCCTCAGGCCCAGATCGTTTGCGCCGGCACGGGCCAGTAA
- a CDS encoding PQQ-dependent sugar dehydrogenase: MRKLWTIVLLAALTACSASSGRAGGGGEVVPTTAVGDAAAPGQPKDVVTGLAVPWAIAFLPGGASSDALVTERDSARLLRVSRSGQVSELGTIDGVRPDGEGGLMGVAVKDQHVFVYFTAEQDNRIVRYPFNGDRLGSPEVLVEGIPKGGIHNGGRLAFGPDGYLYATTGEVGDRSLAQERDSLGGKILRMTVDGKPAPDNPFGTLVYSYGHRNVQGLAWDEQGRLYASEFGANAYDEVNLIKPGANYGWPEVEGRGDDQRFVNPILTWTTDEASPSGMAYANGSLWVGALRGARLWQIPLGEDGAAGKPVAHFTDRYGRIRAVTTAPDGALWVGTSNKDGRGSPQEGDDRILSVTASS; the protein is encoded by the coding sequence ATGAGGAAGCTCTGGACGATCGTACTTTTGGCCGCGCTCACCGCCTGTTCCGCGAGCTCCGGCCGCGCAGGCGGAGGAGGAGAGGTGGTCCCGACCACCGCCGTGGGGGACGCCGCCGCCCCTGGCCAGCCGAAGGATGTGGTGACCGGGCTTGCCGTGCCGTGGGCGATAGCGTTCCTGCCCGGCGGCGCGAGCTCCGACGCTCTGGTGACCGAGCGGGACTCGGCCAGGCTGCTGCGGGTGAGCCGGTCCGGGCAGGTGAGCGAGCTCGGGACGATCGACGGGGTACGTCCGGACGGCGAGGGCGGCCTCATGGGCGTGGCCGTCAAGGACCAGCATGTGTTCGTTTACTTCACCGCGGAACAGGACAACCGGATCGTCCGCTACCCGTTCAACGGCGACCGCCTCGGCTCGCCGGAGGTGCTTGTCGAGGGCATCCCCAAGGGCGGCATCCACAACGGCGGCCGGCTCGCGTTCGGGCCAGACGGCTACCTGTACGCCACCACCGGCGAGGTCGGCGACCGCAGCCTCGCGCAGGAGCGCGACTCGCTCGGCGGCAAGATCCTGCGCATGACCGTGGACGGCAAGCCGGCCCCGGACAACCCGTTCGGCACGCTCGTCTACAGCTACGGTCACCGCAACGTGCAGGGGCTGGCGTGGGACGAGCAGGGCCGCCTGTACGCCTCCGAGTTCGGCGCCAACGCCTACGACGAGGTCAACCTGATCAAACCGGGCGCCAACTACGGCTGGCCCGAGGTCGAGGGGCGGGGCGACGACCAGCGGTTCGTGAACCCCATCCTCACCTGGACCACGGACGAGGCGTCACCGTCCGGCATGGCGTACGCGAACGGCTCCCTCTGGGTGGGCGCGCTGCGCGGGGCCCGGCTGTGGCAGATCCCGCTCGGCGAGGACGGCGCGGCCGGCAAGCCGGTCGCCCACTTCACCGATCGGTACGGCCGGATCCGCGCCGTCACCACCGCCCCCGACGGTGCCCTGTGGGTGGGCACCAGCAACAAGGACGGCCGGGGCTCGCCCCAGGAGGGCGACGACCGCATCCTTTCCGTCACGGCCTCCTCCTGA
- the ilvN gene encoding acetolactate synthase small subunit: MSRHTLSVLVENKPGVLARVSALFSRRGFNIDSLAVGPTEHDDISRMTIVVSVEDLPLEQVTKQLNKLVNVLKIVELDPSQSVQRELMLIKVKADAESRSHVLELVQLFRARCVDVAADAVTIEVTGTPDKLDAFIKVLEPFGIKELVQSGMVAIGRGARSITDRSLRALDRTA; encoded by the coding sequence ATGAGTAGGCACACTCTGTCGGTGCTTGTCGAGAACAAGCCGGGCGTGCTGGCCCGCGTGTCGGCGCTGTTCAGCCGGCGCGGTTTCAACATCGACTCGCTGGCCGTCGGGCCGACCGAGCACGACGACATCTCACGCATGACGATCGTCGTGAGCGTCGAGGACCTGCCGTTGGAGCAGGTCACCAAGCAGCTCAACAAGCTCGTGAACGTGCTCAAGATCGTTGAGCTCGACCCGTCGCAGTCCGTGCAGCGCGAGCTGATGCTGATCAAGGTCAAGGCCGACGCCGAGAGCCGCTCGCACGTGCTGGAGCTCGTCCAGCTCTTCCGCGCCCGCTGCGTCGACGTGGCGGCCGACGCCGTGACCATCGAGGTCACCGGCACACCCGACAAGCTGGATGCCTTCATCAAGGTGCTCGAGCCGTTCGGTATCAAAGAACTTGTACAGTCGGGCATGGTGGCCATCGGCCGCGGCGCCCGATCCATCACTGACCGGTCCCTCAGGGCACTGGACCGTACCGCCTGA
- a CDS encoding response regulator encodes MSDIRVLVVDDDFMVARIHSGYVSRVPGFQVVAMAHSGADAIAAVAELRPDLVLLDIYLPDMSGLEVLKALHDVDVLVISAARDVPTVREAMRGGAVNYLIKPFTAAALTERLQQYADTRKRLTAIGAEARQDDVDRLFGRHASTAPMPKGLSAATCALVADTLREAGRDLSAAEAAELTGLSRVSARRYLEYLCAAGQAELRPRYGTAGRPEHRYRWLG; translated from the coding sequence ATGAGCGACATCCGCGTCCTGGTGGTGGACGACGACTTCATGGTCGCGCGTATCCACAGCGGCTACGTGTCCCGGGTGCCGGGCTTCCAGGTCGTCGCCATGGCGCACAGCGGCGCCGACGCGATTGCCGCGGTGGCCGAGCTGCGCCCCGATCTCGTGCTGCTCGACATCTACCTGCCCGACATGTCGGGCCTGGAGGTGCTCAAGGCGCTCCACGACGTGGACGTCCTCGTGATCAGTGCCGCCCGCGACGTGCCCACGGTCCGGGAGGCCATGCGTGGCGGCGCGGTCAACTACCTGATCAAGCCCTTCACCGCCGCCGCCCTGACCGAACGCCTCCAGCAGTACGCCGACACCCGCAAACGCCTGACCGCCATCGGCGCCGAGGCCCGCCAGGACGACGTGGACCGCCTTTTCGGCAGGCACGCCTCGACCGCCCCCATGCCGAAAGGGTTGTCCGCGGCCACCTGCGCGCTGGTCGCGGATACCCTGCGCGAGGCGGGCCGCGACCTGTCGGCGGCCGAGGCGGCCGAGCTCACGGGCCTGTCGCGGGTCAGCGCCCGCCGCTACCTCGAATATCTGTGCGCGGCGGGTCAAGCCGAGTTGCGGCCGCGTTACGGCACGGCCGGACGTCCGGAACATCGCTACCGGTGGCTAGGTTGA
- the ilvC gene encoding ketol-acid reductoisomerase — translation MYYDDQADLSIIQGRHVAVLGYGSQGHAHALSLRDSGVDVRVGLPEGSKSREKAENDGLRVVTPAEAVEEANLTMILAPDHIQRHLYAEHVAPNLVEGDALFFGHGLNIRYGLIEAPEGVDVCMVAPKGPGHLVRRQFEAGRGVPCLVAVEKDASGKALDLALSYAKGIGGTRAGALRTTFKEETETDLFGEQAVLCGGVSELIKAGFDTLIEAGYQPEVAYFECLHEMKLIVDLMYEGGISKMYWSVSDTAEYGGYTRGPRVVGDEARQEMRRILGEIQDGSFARELVEEFDSGQKKFSQYREELAEDPIEKTGAKLRPMMSWLKA, via the coding sequence ATCTACTACGACGACCAGGCCGACCTGTCGATCATTCAGGGACGCCACGTGGCCGTGCTGGGGTACGGCAGCCAGGGCCACGCCCACGCGCTCTCTCTGCGTGACTCCGGCGTGGACGTGCGCGTCGGCCTGCCCGAGGGCTCCAAGAGCCGGGAGAAGGCGGAGAACGACGGGCTGCGGGTCGTCACGCCGGCCGAGGCCGTCGAGGAGGCCAACCTCACGATGATCCTGGCGCCGGACCACATCCAGCGCCACCTGTACGCCGAGCACGTCGCTCCCAACCTCGTCGAGGGCGACGCCCTGTTCTTCGGGCACGGCCTGAACATCCGCTACGGCCTCATCGAGGCGCCCGAGGGCGTCGACGTCTGCATGGTCGCCCCGAAGGGCCCCGGCCACCTCGTCCGCCGCCAGTTCGAGGCCGGCCGCGGTGTGCCCTGCCTCGTGGCCGTCGAGAAGGACGCCTCCGGCAAGGCGCTGGACCTGGCGCTGTCGTACGCCAAGGGCATCGGTGGCACCCGCGCCGGCGCGCTGCGCACCACGTTCAAGGAGGAGACGGAGACCGACCTGTTCGGCGAGCAGGCCGTGCTGTGCGGTGGCGTGTCCGAGCTCATCAAGGCGGGCTTCGACACGCTGATCGAGGCCGGCTACCAGCCGGAGGTCGCGTACTTCGAGTGCCTGCACGAGATGAAGCTCATCGTCGACCTGATGTACGAGGGCGGCATCTCCAAGATGTACTGGTCGGTCTCCGACACGGCGGAGTACGGCGGCTACACCCGCGGCCCGCGCGTCGTCGGCGACGAGGCCCGTCAGGAGATGCGCCGCATCCTGGGCGAGATCCAGGACGGGTCGTTCGCGCGTGAGCTGGTCGAGGAGTTCGACAGCGGCCAGAAGAAGTTCTCCCAGTACCGCGAGGAGCTGGCCGAGGACCCGATCGAGAAGACGGGCGCCAAGCTGCGCCCGATGATGAGCTGGCTGAAGGCCTAG
- a CDS encoding 2-hydroxyacid dehydrogenase — METWVPSASVAEVLSDLPGVECTVYDGTSPMPERIEEVEVWIPPLVTVSDVPGTLARMSSLRLVQTVTAGVEPYRPHMPEGAVLCNARGVHDAGTAEWAVGAMIAVLREFPEFVDAQRRGEWTYHHTGVLADSTVLIVGYGSIGAALERRLEGFEVETVRVARTAREGVHGMEELPGLLPQADVVVLLVPATSDTAGMVDAAFLARMKDGAVLVNAARGGIVDTDALILELKNGRLRAALDVTAPEPLPEGHPLWSAPGVLITPHVAGSTPASGRRMLRLIKAQLSRYLAGEQLINVITDSY; from the coding sequence ATGGAGACCTGGGTTCCGTCCGCTTCTGTGGCCGAAGTTCTGTCCGACCTGCCCGGGGTGGAATGCACTGTCTATGACGGCACGTCCCCCATGCCGGAAAGGATTGAGGAGGTGGAGGTCTGGATCCCGCCGCTCGTCACGGTGTCGGACGTGCCCGGCACGCTGGCAAGGATGAGCTCGTTGCGGCTGGTGCAGACCGTCACCGCGGGGGTGGAGCCGTACCGGCCGCACATGCCCGAGGGCGCGGTGTTGTGCAACGCCCGCGGGGTGCATGACGCGGGCACCGCCGAGTGGGCGGTCGGCGCGATGATCGCGGTGCTCAGGGAGTTCCCCGAGTTCGTGGACGCGCAGCGCAGGGGCGAGTGGACCTACCACCACACCGGCGTGCTGGCCGACTCCACCGTGCTGATCGTCGGGTACGGCTCCATCGGCGCCGCGCTCGAACGCCGCCTGGAGGGCTTCGAGGTCGAGACCGTACGGGTGGCCAGGACCGCCCGCGAGGGCGTCCACGGCATGGAGGAGCTGCCCGGCCTGCTGCCCCAGGCGGACGTCGTGGTGCTGCTGGTCCCCGCCACGTCCGACACCGCCGGCATGGTGGACGCCGCGTTCCTGGCCCGGATGAAGGACGGCGCCGTCCTCGTGAACGCCGCCAGGGGCGGCATCGTCGACACCGACGCGCTGATCTTGGAGCTGAAGAACGGTAGACTACGCGCCGCGCTGGACGTGACCGCGCCCGAGCCGCTGCCGGAGGGCCACCCCCTGTGGAGCGCGCCGGGCGTGCTGATCACGCCGCACGTCGCGGGCAGCACCCCCGCGTCGGGGCGGCGGATGCTCCGTCTGATCAAGGCCCAGCTCTCGCGCTATCTCGCGGGCGAGCAACTGATCAACGTTATCACCGACTCGTACTGA
- a CDS encoding ArsR/SmtB family transcription factor yields the protein MHTSLPDFDMPNEEQVHLAAESFRLLSDPTRIKILWALLQGESSVACLAELADAAPTAVSQHLAKLRLAGLVKGRREGTFVYYRAADEHVRRLLTEGLYHADHIDRDSLPAADAAHRTG from the coding sequence ATGCACACGTCGCTGCCCGACTTCGACATGCCGAACGAGGAACAGGTGCACCTGGCGGCGGAGTCGTTCCGCCTGCTCTCCGACCCGACCCGGATCAAGATCCTGTGGGCGCTGCTGCAGGGTGAGTCGTCCGTCGCCTGCCTGGCCGAGCTCGCCGACGCCGCCCCCACCGCCGTCAGCCAGCACCTGGCCAAGCTTCGTCTGGCCGGGCTGGTCAAGGGGCGTCGCGAGGGGACGTTCGTGTATTACAGGGCGGCGGACGAGCACGTGCGCCGTCTCCTGACCGAGGGCCTTTACCACGCCGACCACATCGACCGCGACAGCCTGCCCGCCGCCGACGCGGCTCACCGCACGGGGTGA
- a CDS encoding sensor domain-containing phosphodiesterase, giving the protein MIRWRDPRAPLTAAVAAGVVVLAAAFVKDEQVLIAGAIAGVIAVLVAAASLLAVSLRSAGHRPTAVGARWMGGGAVIWGAGMALRPFTETFVAGFADMFVLLGTVVTAGGALIAADRKLPAKVVLRHISDAYLCAASLFLIGWVVQLRHVYAAADPPAFTLVMLPPMVALLVTCAVIPSVLTSRSSSWLLGLAGTGVLAAMTVAALATGVARLDGGVPPTWTVMLAPVALLLLAAVPWALRGREAGVLAARNVVAMVPLALVAVAACTLLAHLAGGRAERPVSGVVVVAVSVVLLVLVRLFVVSAANVRLRGLVRLGERQLRELAESSGDVVFLCDYAGVVREIGPGVEVTYGYRPDDLVGGSIFDYIHPEDVPGIQAALRAMHLDEDNAAPGACLIACRVRAADGTWRPTESVATRHVGGDELMLVTTRDISDEEALRNQVAHLTFHDGVTGLPNRAYFEERTREVLTGRTSGHVAVIFLDLDGFTSVNDSVGHASGDYLLGQAARRLRGAVRADDTLARWGGDEFAVLVETGGEAQVAVDLAERLVRAVSQEPFRVADRDVALTASVGVAFTEDDTPAGDLLRNADVAMARSKELGGRRVEVFAAHMHADVVRRLELAADLQRALIEQQFAIEYQPVVDLATSRVTAVEALVRWWRGSVFVPPEQFLGPAEDTGLIVPLSEWILREACREVAAWRASSWDIGLSLNLSARQITAPRFVETVEEALAESGLPASALTLEVIEEMLVEDAEETVKRLSELRALGVRLAIDDFGTGYASLAFLRQLPVDMIKIDPSFVAGLGRDDTLTLLTRTIVRLGHDLGLTVVAEGIERPEQLELLRKMGCTSGQGFLVARPMAARGVDSLMRTSLTV; this is encoded by the coding sequence GTGATCCGCTGGCGTGATCCACGTGCGCCGCTGACCGCCGCGGTTGCGGCAGGCGTGGTGGTGCTCGCTGCCGCGTTCGTCAAGGACGAACAGGTCCTGATCGCCGGAGCGATAGCCGGAGTGATCGCGGTGCTGGTCGCCGCCGCCTCTTTGCTGGCCGTCTCGCTGAGGTCGGCCGGACACCGCCCGACGGCGGTGGGGGCGCGCTGGATGGGCGGCGGCGCCGTCATCTGGGGCGCTGGGATGGCGCTGCGTCCGTTCACCGAGACTTTCGTCGCCGGCTTCGCCGACATGTTCGTGTTGCTCGGCACCGTGGTCACCGCGGGCGGCGCGTTGATCGCCGCCGACCGCAAACTTCCGGCCAAGGTTGTTCTGCGGCATATCAGCGACGCCTACCTGTGCGCCGCCTCGCTCTTCCTCATCGGATGGGTGGTGCAGTTGCGCCACGTGTACGCCGCGGCCGACCCGCCGGCGTTCACGCTGGTCATGCTGCCGCCGATGGTGGCGCTGCTGGTGACGTGCGCCGTGATCCCGTCCGTGCTGACCAGCAGGTCGTCCTCGTGGCTGCTCGGCCTGGCCGGCACCGGTGTGCTCGCCGCCATGACCGTGGCGGCCCTGGCCACGGGGGTCGCGCGCCTGGACGGCGGTGTGCCGCCGACCTGGACCGTCATGCTGGCGCCCGTCGCGCTCCTGCTGCTCGCCGCCGTTCCGTGGGCGCTGCGGGGCAGGGAGGCGGGCGTGCTCGCCGCCAGGAACGTCGTCGCGATGGTCCCGCTGGCGCTGGTCGCCGTGGCGGCCTGCACGCTGCTGGCCCACCTGGCCGGCGGGCGTGCCGAGCGGCCTGTCAGCGGCGTCGTGGTGGTCGCGGTCTCCGTGGTGCTGCTCGTGCTGGTGCGTCTGTTCGTGGTGTCGGCGGCCAACGTGCGCCTGCGCGGGCTGGTCAGGCTCGGGGAGCGCCAGCTCAGGGAGCTGGCGGAGAGCTCGGGCGACGTGGTGTTCCTGTGCGACTACGCGGGCGTCGTACGCGAGATCGGCCCCGGGGTCGAGGTCACCTACGGCTACCGCCCCGACGATCTGGTCGGCGGGTCGATTTTCGACTACATCCACCCCGAGGACGTGCCCGGCATCCAGGCCGCGCTGCGCGCCATGCACCTCGACGAGGACAACGCCGCCCCTGGCGCCTGCCTGATCGCCTGCCGGGTGCGGGCGGCCGACGGCACCTGGCGCCCGACGGAGTCGGTCGCCACCCGTCACGTCGGCGGCGACGAGCTCATGCTGGTCACGACCAGAGACATCAGCGACGAGGAGGCCCTGCGCAACCAGGTCGCCCACCTCACGTTCCACGACGGCGTCACCGGCCTGCCCAACCGCGCCTACTTCGAGGAGCGCACCCGCGAGGTGTTGACCGGGCGCACGTCCGGCCACGTCGCGGTGATCTTCCTCGACCTGGACGGGTTCACCTCCGTCAACGACTCCGTGGGGCACGCCAGTGGCGACTACCTGCTCGGGCAGGCGGCCCGGCGGCTGCGTGGCGCCGTCCGCGCCGACGACACGCTCGCCCGGTGGGGCGGCGACGAGTTCGCGGTGCTGGTGGAGACCGGCGGCGAGGCTCAGGTCGCGGTGGACCTGGCCGAGCGGCTCGTCCGTGCCGTCTCGCAGGAGCCGTTCCGGGTTGCCGACCGGGACGTGGCGCTGACCGCGAGCGTGGGCGTGGCCTTCACCGAGGACGACACGCCGGCCGGTGACCTGCTGCGTAACGCGGATGTCGCCATGGCGCGCTCCAAAGAGCTGGGCGGGCGCCGGGTGGAGGTGTTCGCCGCCCACATGCACGCCGATGTCGTACGCCGCCTGGAGCTGGCGGCCGACCTGCAACGGGCGCTGATCGAGCAGCAGTTCGCGATCGAATACCAGCCTGTGGTGGACCTGGCCACCTCGCGGGTGACCGCGGTGGAGGCGCTCGTGCGGTGGTGGCGGGGGTCGGTGTTCGTGCCGCCCGAGCAGTTCCTGGGCCCGGCCGAGGACACCGGCCTGATCGTGCCGCTGAGCGAGTGGATCCTGCGTGAGGCGTGCAGGGAGGTCGCCGCCTGGCGGGCCTCCTCCTGGGACATCGGGTTGTCGCTCAACCTGTCGGCCCGGCAGATCACCGCGCCACGTTTCGTCGAGACGGTCGAGGAGGCGCTGGCCGAGAGCGGGTTGCCCGCGTCGGCGCTCACCCTCGAGGTGATCGAGGAGATGCTGGTCGAGGACGCCGAGGAGACGGTCAAGCGGCTGTCGGAGCTGCGGGCGCTCGGCGTGCGCCTGGCCATCGACGACTTCGGCACCGGCTACGCGTCGCTGGCGTTCCTCAGGCAGCTGCCCGTCGACATGATCAAGATCGATCCGTCGTTCGTGGCCGGACTCGGCAGGGACGACACACTGACGCTGCTCACCCGTACGATCGTGCGGCTCGGCCACGACCTCGGGCTGACCGTGGTGGCCGAGGGCATCGAGCGTCCTGAACAGCTGGAGCTGCTGCGGAAAATGGGCTGCACCAGTGGTCAGGGCTTCCTGGTCGCCCGCCCCATGGCGGCGCGCGGGGTCGACTCCTTGATGCGGACGAGTCTCACGGTTTGA
- a CDS encoding acetolactate synthase large subunit yields MTERMTGAQALVRALEHVGVDTVFGIPGGAILPAYDPLYDSTKVRHVLVRHEQGAGHAAEGYAQATGKVGVCMATSGPGATNLVTPIADAYMDSVPIVAITGQVASKAIGTDAFQEADISGITMPITKHNFLVTDAADIPRTIAEAFHIASTGRPGPVLVDISKDALQADTTFSWPPVMQLPGYRPVTRPHSKQIREAAKLIAESKRPVLYVGGGVHKARASAELLQLAELTHIPVITTLMARGTFPDSHPQHMGMPGMHGSVSAVGALQQSDLIIGLGVRFDDRVTGELKSFAPYAKVVHADIDPAEISKNRHADVPIVGDCKEVINDLIAAIQASGQKGDYADWWTLLNSYKKTYPLGYERFEDGSLAPQYVMERLSAIAGPDTYYVAGVGQHQMWASQFIDYENPGTFINSGGLGTMGFAVPAAMGAKMGRPDATVWAIDGDGCFQMTNQELATCALEGVPIKIAVINNGNLGMVRQWQTLFYDQRYSNTNLQTTRRIPDFVKLAEAYGCVGLRCERPEDVDAVIKKAMEINDVPVVVDFVVHQDAMVWPMVAAGTSNDDIKIARDMAPKWENEDE; encoded by the coding sequence ATGACCGAACGCATGACAGGTGCACAAGCCCTGGTGAGGGCGTTGGAGCACGTGGGAGTCGACACCGTGTTCGGGATCCCTGGCGGCGCCATCCTGCCCGCCTACGATCCTCTCTACGACTCGACCAAGGTCCGGCACGTGCTTGTACGGCACGAGCAGGGCGCAGGGCACGCGGCCGAGGGCTATGCGCAGGCCACGGGCAAGGTGGGTGTGTGCATGGCGACCAGCGGTCCCGGTGCCACCAACCTGGTGACGCCGATCGCGGACGCGTATATGGACTCGGTGCCGATCGTGGCGATCACCGGACAGGTGGCCAGCAAGGCGATCGGTACGGACGCCTTCCAAGAGGCCGACATTTCCGGCATCACCATGCCGATCACCAAGCACAATTTCCTGGTCACCGACGCGGCGGACATTCCGCGCACGATCGCCGAGGCGTTCCACATCGCCTCGACCGGCCGGCCCGGCCCGGTGCTCGTGGACATCTCCAAGGACGCGCTGCAGGCCGACACCACCTTCTCCTGGCCGCCGGTGATGCAACTGCCGGGCTACCGCCCGGTGACGCGGCCGCACTCGAAGCAGATCCGCGAGGCGGCCAAGCTGATCGCCGAGTCCAAGCGGCCGGTCCTGTACGTCGGCGGCGGCGTGCACAAGGCCCGCGCCTCGGCGGAGCTGCTGCAGCTGGCCGAGCTGACGCACATCCCGGTGATCACCACGTTGATGGCGCGCGGCACGTTCCCCGACAGCCACCCGCAGCACATGGGCATGCCTGGCATGCACGGCAGCGTGTCGGCCGTCGGCGCGCTGCAGCAGTCCGACCTGATCATCGGCCTCGGGGTGCGCTTCGACGACCGGGTGACCGGCGAGCTGAAGTCGTTCGCGCCGTACGCGAAGGTCGTGCACGCCGACATCGACCCGGCGGAGATCTCCAAGAACCGGCACGCCGACGTGCCCATCGTGGGCGACTGCAAGGAGGTCATCAATGACCTCATCGCCGCGATCCAGGCGTCCGGGCAGAAGGGCGACTACGCCGACTGGTGGACGCTGCTCAACAGCTACAAGAAGACGTACCCGCTGGGTTACGAGCGGTTCGAGGACGGCTCGCTGGCCCCGCAGTACGTGATGGAGCGGCTGAGCGCGATCGCCGGACCGGACACGTACTACGTGGCCGGGGTCGGCCAGCACCAGATGTGGGCCTCGCAGTTCATCGACTACGAGAACCCCGGCACGTTCATCAACTCCGGCGGCCTGGGCACGATGGGCTTCGCCGTGCCGGCCGCGATGGGCGCCAAGATGGGCCGCCCGGACGCCACGGTGTGGGCCATCGACGGCGACGGCTGCTTCCAGATGACCAACCAGGAGCTGGCCACCTGCGCGCTGGAGGGCGTGCCGATCAAGATCGCCGTCATCAACAACGGTAACCTGGGCATGGTTCGCCAGTGGCAGACGCTCTTCTACGACCAGCGCTACTCCAACACGAACCTGCAGACGACGCGCCGGATCCCGGACTTCGTGAAGCTCGCCGAGGCCTATGGTTGTGTGGGCCTGCGGTGCGAGCGTCCCGAGGACGTGGACGCCGTCATCAAGAAGGCCATGGAGATCAATGACGTGCCCGTCGTGGTCGACTTCGTCGTCCACCAGGACGCGATGGTCTGGCCCATGGTCGCGGCAGGCACCAGCAACGACGACATCAAGATCGCCCGCGACATGGCGCCGAAGTGGGAGAACGAGGATGAGTAG